The Bos taurus isolate L1 Dominette 01449 registration number 42190680 breed Hereford chromosome 18, ARS-UCD2.0, whole genome shotgun sequence genome has a window encoding:
- the ZBTB45 gene encoding zinc finger and BTB domain-containing protein 45 isoform X2, with protein MAAAAAEAVHHIHLQNFSRSLLETLNGQRLGGHFCDVTVRIREASLRAHRCVLAAGSPFFQDKLLLGHSEIRVPPVVPAQTVRQLVEFLYSGSLVVAQGEALQVLTAASVLRIQTVIDECTQIIARARAPAPGAPAPPPAPVPPPLAPAQLRHRLRHLLAARPPGPPGAAHPRKQRQPARLQLPAPPAPAKAESAASDPALTADDGADDDDDEADDETDGEDGEGSGPGEIQAPPAFPDCAAGFLPAAADGTREEPSVPAGLSDYSGPGRDFLRGTSATEDVFPDGYVSAWQEGDQAAPEGCPVETPAPPDCVLSGPRPPGVKTPGPPVALFPFHLGAPGPPAQPSPAPSGPAPAPPPAFYPALQSDAAPSAPLGEAPAPAAAPPVAPSITPARAPGAEPPAYECSHCHKTFSSRKNYTKHMFIHSGEKPHQCAVCWRSFSLRDYLLKHMVTHTGVRAFQCAVCAKRFTQKSSLNVHMRTHRPERAPCPACGKVFSHRALLERHLAAHPAP; from the exons atggcggcggcggcggcggaggcggTGCACCACATCCACCTGCAGAACTTCTCGCGGTCCCTGCTCGAGACCCTCAACGGGCAGCGGCTGGGCGGGCACTTCTGTGACGTGACGGTCCGCATCCGAGAGGCCTCGCTGCGTGCCCACCGCTGCGTGCTGGCCGCCGGCTCGCCCTTCTTCCAGGACAAGCTGCTGCTCGGCCACTCGGAGATCCGCGTGCCACCGGTGGTGCCCGCGCAGACGGTGCGCCAGCTCGTCGAGTTCCTCTACAGCGGCTCGCTGGTGGTGGCGCAGGGCGAGGCGCTGCAGGTGCTCACCGCCGCGTCGGTGCTGCGCATCCAGACGGTCATAGACGAGTGCACACAGATCATCGCCCGAGCCCGCGCCCCCGCGCCGGGCGCTCCCGCGCCCCCGCCCGCGCCCGTGCCGCCGCCGCTGGCGCCCGCGCAACTGCGCCACCGCCTGCGGCACCTGCTGGCGGCTCGGCCCCCGGGCCCCCCCGGCGCCGCGCACCCGCGCAAGCAGCGCCAACCGGCGCGCCTGCAGCTGCCCGCGCCCCCCGCGCCCGCCAAGGCGGAGAGCGCGGCCTCCGACCCCGCGCTGACCGCGGACGACGGCGCGGACGATGACGACGACGAGGCCGACGACGAGACCGACGGCGAGGACGGCGAGGGCAGCGGCCCCGGGGAGATCCAGGCGCCCCCTGCCTTCCCCGACTGCGCCGCGGGCTTCCTGCCCGCCGCGGCGGATGGCACGCGGGAGGAGCCGTCTGTGCCCGCCGGCCTCTCGGATTACAGCGGGCCCGGCAGGGACTTCCTCCGGGGGACCTCGGCCACCGAAGACGTGTTCCCCGACGGCTACGTCTCCGCCTGGCAAGAGGGCGATCAGGCTGCCCCCGAAGGCTGTCCGGTCGAGACCCCTGCCCCTCCCGACTGCGTCCTGTCGGGGCCCCGCCCACCTGGCGTGAAGACCCCCGGGCCGCCCGTGGCGCTTTTCCCCTTCCACCTGGGAGCCCCCGGGCCGCCGGCGCAACCCTCTCCTGCGCCCTCGGGGCCGGCCCCTGCGCCCCCGCCCGCCTTCTACCCAGCGCTGCAGTCGGACGCAGCTCCCAGCGCGCCACTAGGGGAGGCCCCGGCCCCAGCGGCTGCGCCCCCGGTGGCCCCCTCGATCACTCCCGCGCGCGCCCCAGGTGCCGAGCCGCCCGCCTACGAGTGCAGCCACTGCCACAAGACGTTCAGCTCTCGAAAAAACTACACCAAGCACATGTTCATCCACTCGG GGGAGAAGCCCCATCAGTGCGCCGTGTGCTGGAGATCCTTCTCGCTGCGTGACTACCTGCTCAAGCACATGGTCACGCACACTGGCGTGCGCGCCTTCCAGTGCGCCGTCTGCGCCAAGCGCTTCACGCAGAAAAGCTCGTTGAACGTGCACATGCGCACCCACCGGCCGGAGCGCGCGCCCTGCCCCGCCTGCGGCAAGGTCTTCTCGCACCGCGCGCTGCTGGAGCGCCACCTGGCCGCGCACCCTGCGCCCTGA
- the ZBTB45 gene encoding zinc finger and BTB domain-containing protein 45 isoform X1, with the protein MSRAGARRREPRSARAGAGAAGADRRTGCWGRGGARHGAGDSRGCSDQRARRGSRGGGEDAWEPRLKMAAAAAEAVHHIHLQNFSRSLLETLNGQRLGGHFCDVTVRIREASLRAHRCVLAAGSPFFQDKLLLGHSEIRVPPVVPAQTVRQLVEFLYSGSLVVAQGEALQVLTAASVLRIQTVIDECTQIIARARAPAPGAPAPPPAPVPPPLAPAQLRHRLRHLLAARPPGPPGAAHPRKQRQPARLQLPAPPAPAKAESAASDPALTADDGADDDDDEADDETDGEDGEGSGPGEIQAPPAFPDCAAGFLPAAADGTREEPSVPAGLSDYSGPGRDFLRGTSATEDVFPDGYVSAWQEGDQAAPEGCPVETPAPPDCVLSGPRPPGVKTPGPPVALFPFHLGAPGPPAQPSPAPSGPAPAPPPAFYPALQSDAAPSAPLGEAPAPAAAPPVAPSITPARAPGAEPPAYECSHCHKTFSSRKNYTKHMFIHSGEKPHQCAVCWRSFSLRDYLLKHMVTHTGVRAFQCAVCAKRFTQKSSLNVHMRTHRPERAPCPACGKVFSHRALLERHLAAHPAP; encoded by the exons ATGTCGCGGGCCGGGGCGCGGAGGCGGGAACCCAGGTCGGCCAGGGCCGGAGCGGGCGCAGCCGGAGCCGATCGGAGAACGGGTTGCTGGGGTCGGGGGGGCGCGAGGCATGGCGCAGGGGACTCAAGAGGGTGCTCGGACCAGAGGGCACGGCGTGGGTCAAGGGGCGGCGGCGAGGATGCCTGGGAGCCGCGGCTCAAG atggcggcggcggcggcggaggcggTGCACCACATCCACCTGCAGAACTTCTCGCGGTCCCTGCTCGAGACCCTCAACGGGCAGCGGCTGGGCGGGCACTTCTGTGACGTGACGGTCCGCATCCGAGAGGCCTCGCTGCGTGCCCACCGCTGCGTGCTGGCCGCCGGCTCGCCCTTCTTCCAGGACAAGCTGCTGCTCGGCCACTCGGAGATCCGCGTGCCACCGGTGGTGCCCGCGCAGACGGTGCGCCAGCTCGTCGAGTTCCTCTACAGCGGCTCGCTGGTGGTGGCGCAGGGCGAGGCGCTGCAGGTGCTCACCGCCGCGTCGGTGCTGCGCATCCAGACGGTCATAGACGAGTGCACACAGATCATCGCCCGAGCCCGCGCCCCCGCGCCGGGCGCTCCCGCGCCCCCGCCCGCGCCCGTGCCGCCGCCGCTGGCGCCCGCGCAACTGCGCCACCGCCTGCGGCACCTGCTGGCGGCTCGGCCCCCGGGCCCCCCCGGCGCCGCGCACCCGCGCAAGCAGCGCCAACCGGCGCGCCTGCAGCTGCCCGCGCCCCCCGCGCCCGCCAAGGCGGAGAGCGCGGCCTCCGACCCCGCGCTGACCGCGGACGACGGCGCGGACGATGACGACGACGAGGCCGACGACGAGACCGACGGCGAGGACGGCGAGGGCAGCGGCCCCGGGGAGATCCAGGCGCCCCCTGCCTTCCCCGACTGCGCCGCGGGCTTCCTGCCCGCCGCGGCGGATGGCACGCGGGAGGAGCCGTCTGTGCCCGCCGGCCTCTCGGATTACAGCGGGCCCGGCAGGGACTTCCTCCGGGGGACCTCGGCCACCGAAGACGTGTTCCCCGACGGCTACGTCTCCGCCTGGCAAGAGGGCGATCAGGCTGCCCCCGAAGGCTGTCCGGTCGAGACCCCTGCCCCTCCCGACTGCGTCCTGTCGGGGCCCCGCCCACCTGGCGTGAAGACCCCCGGGCCGCCCGTGGCGCTTTTCCCCTTCCACCTGGGAGCCCCCGGGCCGCCGGCGCAACCCTCTCCTGCGCCCTCGGGGCCGGCCCCTGCGCCCCCGCCCGCCTTCTACCCAGCGCTGCAGTCGGACGCAGCTCCCAGCGCGCCACTAGGGGAGGCCCCGGCCCCAGCGGCTGCGCCCCCGGTGGCCCCCTCGATCACTCCCGCGCGCGCCCCAGGTGCCGAGCCGCCCGCCTACGAGTGCAGCCACTGCCACAAGACGTTCAGCTCTCGAAAAAACTACACCAAGCACATGTTCATCCACTCGG GGGAGAAGCCCCATCAGTGCGCCGTGTGCTGGAGATCCTTCTCGCTGCGTGACTACCTGCTCAAGCACATGGTCACGCACACTGGCGTGCGCGCCTTCCAGTGCGCCGTCTGCGCCAAGCGCTTCACGCAGAAAAGCTCGTTGAACGTGCACATGCGCACCCACCGGCCGGAGCGCGCGCCCTGCCCCGCCTGCGGCAAGGTCTTCTCGCACCGCGCGCTGCTGGAGCGCCACCTGGCCGCGCACCCTGCGCCCTGA